A stretch of Leisingera sp. S132 DNA encodes these proteins:
- a CDS encoding toxic anion resistance protein has product MSEAVQQKAAEAEALVTEVTAIELPEPVAEVQPLEQADAPTSEAIRQRMDQIDTGDTNSIIHFGSAAQEELQTISQAMLSDVRNKDVGPAGDSLRNIVAAIRGFSVSELDVRRKATFWERLLGKATPFVKFTARYETVQGQIDKITDDLLGHEHTLLKDIKSLDLLYEKTLQFYDELALNIAAGEAKLAELDSTAIPAKEAEVQAAPEGDQVMKAQELRDLRAARDDLERRVHDLKLTRQVTMQSLPSIRLVQENDKSLVTKINSTLVNTVPLWETQLAQALTIQRSAQAAAAVRDANDLTNELLTSNAANLRQSNEMIRQEMERGVFDIEAVKQANADLIGTIQDSLRIADEGKAKRAAAEEDLQKMEAELRDTLAAAKARRDGVGDTASTAVPG; this is encoded by the coding sequence ATGTCTGAAGCCGTTCAACAAAAGGCCGCCGAGGCCGAAGCCCTGGTTACCGAAGTTACCGCCATTGAGCTGCCTGAACCCGTTGCTGAGGTTCAGCCTCTGGAACAGGCTGACGCGCCAACCAGCGAGGCGATCCGGCAGCGGATGGACCAGATCGACACGGGTGACACCAACTCGATCATCCATTTCGGCTCCGCCGCGCAGGAAGAGCTGCAAACAATCAGCCAGGCGATGCTGTCTGATGTGCGCAACAAAGACGTGGGGCCTGCGGGCGACTCCTTACGCAACATCGTGGCCGCGATCCGCGGTTTTTCGGTCTCCGAACTGGACGTGCGCCGCAAGGCGACTTTCTGGGAGCGTCTGCTGGGCAAGGCCACGCCCTTTGTAAAGTTCACCGCGCGCTATGAAACCGTGCAGGGGCAGATCGACAAGATCACCGACGACCTCCTGGGCCATGAGCATACCCTGCTGAAAGACATCAAGTCGCTCGATCTTCTCTATGAAAAGACGCTGCAATTCTACGATGAGCTGGCGCTCAATATCGCAGCGGGCGAAGCCAAGCTCGCAGAGCTGGACAGCACCGCCATCCCTGCCAAGGAGGCCGAAGTGCAGGCCGCCCCCGAAGGCGATCAGGTGATGAAGGCGCAGGAGCTGCGCGACCTGCGCGCCGCCCGTGACGATCTGGAGCGGCGGGTGCATGACCTGAAGCTGACCCGCCAGGTCACCATGCAGTCGCTGCCCTCGATCCGGCTGGTGCAGGAGAACGACAAGTCGCTGGTGACCAAGATCAACTCCACCCTGGTGAACACCGTGCCGCTGTGGGAAACCCAGCTGGCGCAGGCCCTGACCATCCAGCGTTCGGCCCAGGCCGCCGCAGCCGTGCGCGACGCCAATGACCTGACCAATGAGCTGCTCACTTCCAACGCTGCGAACCTGCGCCAGTCGAATGAGATGATCCGTCAGGAAATGGAGCGCGGGGTGTTTGATATTGAAGCGGTGAAACAGGCCAATGCGGACCTGATCGGCACCATACAGGACAGCCTCAGAATCGCGGACGAGGGCAAGGCCAAACGCGCAGCGGCCGAGGAGGATCTGCAGAAAATGGAAGCCGAACTGCGCGACACGCTGGCTGCCGCCAAGGCGCGGCGCGACGGGGTCGGCGACACCGCCAGCACCGCGGTCCCGGGTTAA
- a CDS encoding DUF2927 domain-containing protein, whose amino-acid sequence MQAVQTLWKCAAALTGLAALSACLPFDQAESLVPQARPAVPRPAVYKPSADSAQLAYYYNALQRDLLTRGLLRTDGGGPDTPYDAEDLARSFEQLAFFDEYGGAGISGGLGRWSGPVRIAAEFGPSVQAEQRAQDRETLADYAARLARITGHSISTVSGRANFHVIFASLDDSAYVAERVRELLPAISARDLSLLAAPPRSYYCLVVAGGPQTDPLSYTRGVALIRAEHPDLVRKSCVHEEVAQGLGLRNDSPRARPSIFNDDDEFALLTSFDEKLLQMLYDPRLKVGMSLEEARPIIRILAREAMGQEL is encoded by the coding sequence GTGCAGGCTGTCCAGACATTATGGAAGTGCGCGGCGGCCCTAACCGGGCTTGCCGCACTCAGCGCCTGCCTGCCCTTTGACCAGGCGGAATCGCTGGTGCCTCAGGCCCGGCCCGCGGTGCCACGGCCTGCGGTCTACAAACCCTCTGCCGACAGCGCCCAGCTGGCCTATTACTACAATGCGCTGCAGCGCGACCTGCTGACCCGCGGGTTGTTGCGCACCGATGGCGGCGGGCCGGATACGCCTTATGACGCGGAGGATCTGGCCAGAAGCTTTGAGCAGCTGGCCTTTTTTGACGAATACGGCGGTGCCGGCATCTCCGGCGGTCTGGGCCGCTGGTCCGGCCCTGTCCGGATCGCGGCTGAATTCGGTCCTTCTGTGCAGGCAGAGCAACGGGCGCAGGATCGGGAAACACTGGCAGACTACGCAGCGCGGCTGGCGCGGATCACCGGCCATTCCATCAGCACCGTCAGCGGGCGTGCCAACTTCCACGTGATCTTTGCCAGCCTCGACGACAGCGCCTATGTTGCCGAACGGGTGCGCGAGCTGCTGCCCGCGATCAGCGCCCGCGACCTGTCGCTGCTGGCGGCGCCTCCGCGCAGCTACTATTGCCTGGTGGTCGCAGGCGGGCCGCAAACCGATCCGCTGTCCTATACCCGCGGCGTCGCGCTGATCCGGGCCGAGCATCCCGATCTGGTGCGCAAAAGCTGCGTGCATGAAGAAGTGGCGCAAGGCCTGGGCCTCAGGAACGACAGTCCGCGCGCGCGGCCCTCGATCTTCAATGACGACGACGAATTTGCGCTGCTGACCAGCTTTGACGAAAAACTGCTGCAGATGCTGTATGATCCAAGACTGAAGGTGGGGATGAGCCTGGAAGAGGCCCGCCCCATCATCCGCATTCTCGCCCGCGAGGCGATGGGCCAGGAACTGTAG
- a CDS encoding SPFH domain-containing protein: protein MGIFDFLKGEFIDVIHWVDDTHDTMVWRFEREGHEIKYGAKLTVREGQAAVFVHEGQLADVFTPGLYMLETNNMPVMTTLQHWDHAFQSPFKSEIYFVDTTRFSDLKWGTKNPIICRDPEFGPVRLRAYGTYTIKVAEPARFLSEIVGTDGEFTMDEISYQIRNIIVQEFSRVIAGSGIPVLDMAANTADLGKLVAAEISGTLAEYGLSMPELYIENISLPPAVEEAMDKRTQMGVLGDLGRYTQFSAAEAMTAAAKTPNSGMGAGMGMGMGMGMAMAQQMGQALQGGATSQAAGQPSGPWGARPEPAAPQRPAPAAPPPPPVEHVWHIAVDGQTSGPFSKARMGRMAQDGTLTRETHVWTPGQDGWKRAGEVMELAQLFTILPPPPPPPAG, encoded by the coding sequence ATGGGTATTTTCGATTTTCTCAAAGGCGAATTCATTGACGTCATTCACTGGGTGGATGACACCCATGACACGATGGTCTGGCGGTTCGAGCGCGAGGGCCACGAAATCAAGTATGGCGCCAAGCTGACAGTGCGCGAGGGCCAGGCGGCGGTGTTCGTGCACGAAGGCCAGCTGGCCGATGTGTTCACCCCCGGTCTCTACATGCTGGAGACCAACAACATGCCGGTCATGACCACGCTGCAGCATTGGGACCACGCCTTCCAGTCACCGTTCAAGTCGGAGATCTATTTCGTCGACACCACCCGGTTCAGCGACCTGAAGTGGGGCACCAAGAACCCGATAATCTGCCGCGATCCGGAATTCGGGCCCGTTCGCCTGCGCGCCTATGGCACCTATACGATCAAGGTCGCCGAACCGGCCCGCTTCCTGTCCGAGATCGTCGGCACCGATGGTGAATTCACCATGGACGAGATCTCGTACCAGATCCGCAACATCATCGTGCAGGAGTTCTCCCGCGTCATTGCTGGCTCCGGCATTCCGGTGCTGGACATGGCCGCCAACACCGCCGACCTGGGCAAGCTGGTGGCGGCGGAGATTTCCGGCACGCTGGCGGAATACGGGTTGTCCATGCCCGAGCTGTACATTGAGAACATCTCGCTGCCGCCCGCGGTGGAAGAGGCGATGGACAAGCGCACCCAGATGGGCGTGCTGGGCGATCTGGGCCGCTACACCCAATTTTCGGCAGCCGAGGCGATGACCGCCGCCGCAAAAACCCCGAACAGCGGCATGGGTGCCGGCATGGGGATGGGGATGGGTATGGGAATGGCGATGGCGCAGCAGATGGGCCAGGCCCTGCAGGGCGGTGCCACCTCTCAGGCAGCGGGTCAGCCGTCCGGCCCTTGGGGCGCGCGGCCCGAACCCGCTGCCCCGCAAAGGCCGGCGCCCGCAGCACCGCCTCCGCCGCCGGTGGAACACGTCTGGCACATCGCGGTGGACGGCCAGACCTCTGGCCCGTTTTCCAAGGCGCGGATGGGCCGGATGGCGCAGGACGGCACGCTAACGCGCGAAACCCATGTCTGGACCCCCGGCCAGGACGGCTGGAAACGCGCGGGCGAGGTGATGGAGCTGGCGCAGCTGTTCACCATCCTGCCGCCTCCCCCGCCGCCGCCTGCCGGCTGA
- a CDS encoding TFIIB-type zinc finger domain-containing protein has protein sequence MPPPPPAETVPAPDEETHRFPCENCGADYTYDPANGTLTCGHCGHTESIRSGPWKGTALQELDFRAAVAEQLPETEIEVTRVSTCPNCAAQVEFDPDTHARECPFCATPVVTGTGENRHIKPKGVLPFAVEERAAHKAMTDWLGGLWFAPNGLREYARKGRRMQGIYVPYWTYDAQTRSSYTGQRGTVYYVTETFQQDGKTRTRQVAKVRWTPASGRVQRFFDDVLVLASKSLPKKYTEGLEPWDLAQLEPYQPQYLAGFRAEAYTVDLEAGFAEAGQKMDRVIERDVRFDIGGDRQRIAHIDTKVSDVTFKHILLPVWLAAYKYRGKTYRFVVNGQSGRVQGERPYSAWKIAFAVLLALLIGAGIALLASQQ, from the coding sequence ATGCCCCCGCCGCCGCCCGCTGAAACCGTGCCTGCCCCCGACGAAGAGACCCACCGCTTCCCGTGCGAGAACTGCGGTGCGGACTACACCTATGACCCGGCCAATGGCACCCTGACCTGCGGCCATTGCGGCCACACTGAAAGCATCCGCAGCGGCCCCTGGAAAGGCACCGCCCTGCAGGAGCTGGATTTCCGCGCCGCAGTGGCCGAGCAGCTGCCGGAGACGGAGATCGAGGTCACCCGCGTCTCCACCTGCCCCAACTGCGCCGCGCAGGTGGAATTCGACCCGGACACTCACGCCAGGGAATGCCCGTTCTGCGCCACCCCTGTGGTGACCGGCACCGGTGAGAACCGGCACATCAAGCCCAAGGGCGTGCTGCCCTTTGCGGTGGAGGAACGCGCAGCGCATAAGGCGATGACGGACTGGCTGGGCGGCTTGTGGTTTGCCCCGAACGGCCTCAGGGAATACGCCCGCAAGGGGCGGCGGATGCAGGGCATCTATGTGCCCTACTGGACCTATGACGCCCAGACCCGCAGCAGCTACACCGGCCAGCGCGGCACCGTCTATTATGTGACTGAAACTTTCCAGCAGGACGGCAAGACCCGGACCCGGCAGGTCGCCAAGGTGCGCTGGACACCCGCTTCGGGCCGGGTGCAGCGGTTCTTTGACGATGTGCTGGTGCTGGCCTCCAAAAGCCTGCCCAAAAAGTACACGGAGGGGCTGGAGCCCTGGGACCTGGCGCAGCTGGAACCCTACCAGCCGCAGTATCTGGCAGGCTTCCGGGCCGAAGCCTACACGGTGGATCTGGAGGCAGGTTTTGCCGAGGCGGGTCAGAAGATGGACCGTGTGATCGAACGCGACGTGCGCTTTGACATCGGCGGCGACCGCCAGCGGATTGCCCATATCGACACTAAAGTGTCTGACGTGACCTTCAAGCATATCCTGCTGCCGGTGTGGCTGGCGGCCTACAAATACCGCGGCAAGACTTACCGCTTTGTGGTCAACGGCCAATCAGGCCGGGTGCAGGGGGAGCGGCCCTACTCGGCCTGGAAAATTGCCTTTGCCGTGCTGCTGGCCCTGCTGATCGGTGCCGGGATCGCCCTGCTGGCCAGCCAGCAATAG
- a CDS encoding Hsp20/alpha crystallin family protein codes for MVEKTEHGGFWPSLYDPFRSFGARLADWLTPATEASSGKEAYDIAMELPGVSLEDVELTVDNGVLTIRGEKKTQSEKTGDTWYFSERQYGAFRRSFRLPEDADGQGASARMEDGVLHIAVPKKALEQPETARRIEISKG; via the coding sequence ATGGTGGAAAAAACCGAACATGGCGGCTTCTGGCCGTCGCTTTATGATCCCTTCCGCAGTTTTGGCGCGCGGCTTGCCGACTGGCTCACCCCGGCAACCGAGGCGTCCTCGGGCAAAGAGGCTTATGACATCGCCATGGAGCTTCCGGGTGTTTCGCTGGAGGACGTGGAACTGACCGTGGACAACGGCGTTTTGACGATCCGCGGCGAGAAGAAGACGCAGTCCGAGAAGACGGGCGACACCTGGTATTTCAGCGAGCGTCAGTATGGCGCGTTCCGCCGCTCCTTCCGCTTGCCGGAGGACGCGGACGGGCAGGGGGCCTCGGCCCGGATGGAGGATGGTGTGCTGCACATTGCGGTGCCGAAGAAGGCGCTGGAGCAGCCGGAAACCGCCCGCAGGATTGAGATCAGCAAAGGCTGA
- the dtd gene encoding D-aminoacyl-tRNA deacylase, whose translation MRALIQRVSEASVTVDGEVIGEVGPGLLVLICAMAGDSEAQADQLAAKISKLRIFKDEAGKMNRSVLDTGGSVLVVSQFTLAADTRSGNRPGFSTAAAPADGERLYGYFAARLEALGLKTAKGRFGADMKVRLLNDGPVTIWMDTEQA comes from the coding sequence ATGCGGGCACTCATTCAGCGGGTCAGCGAGGCCTCGGTCACAGTTGACGGAGAGGTCATCGGCGAAGTCGGCCCCGGGCTGCTGGTGCTGATCTGCGCCATGGCGGGCGACAGCGAGGCGCAGGCGGACCAGCTGGCCGCAAAGATATCCAAGCTGCGGATCTTCAAGGACGAAGCCGGCAAGATGAACCGTTCGGTGCTGGACACCGGCGGCAGCGTGCTGGTGGTCAGCCAGTTCACCCTGGCCGCCGACACCCGCAGCGGCAACCGGCCCGGGTTTTCCACCGCTGCAGCCCCGGCGGATGGCGAGCGGCTCTACGGGTATTTTGCCGCCCGGCTGGAGGCGCTGGGTTTGAAAACTGCAAAAGGACGGTTTGGCGCCGATATGAAAGTCCGGCTGCTGAACGACGGTCCTGTGACCATCTGGATGGACACCGAACAGGCCTGA
- a CDS encoding ABC transporter substrate-binding protein, which translates to MNRHMQYLASQAAAGKLSRRDFLGKAAALGFTAVSANLLLSTAAKAAGPQKGGTIRLGLQGGSTTDSLDPALVTNTVGLMVTRLWGETLVELADDGGIEGKLAESYEASADAKTWTFKLRSGVTYSNGQSVTADDVVKTMERHSGEDTKSGALGIMRGIKDVRADGDSVVFELDSPNADLPYLLADYHLIIQPNGGNDDPAAAIGTGPYIMKSADMGVRFVAEKNPNYWGDLGNADTVEIIVINDDTARVAALQSGQVDVIDRVPPRTAKLVDRAPNITVHSTSAAGHYVFIMHCNTAPFDNNDVRMALKYGINRQEMVDKILNGYGTVGNDTPINASYPMYTELEQRQFDPDKAMHHLKKAGHDGSILLRTSDNSFPGAPDASALFQQSLSSAGIQLDVKREPNDGYWSEVWNAKPFCTSYWGGRPTQDQMFTTAYLSTADWNDTRFNNEQFDQMLVAARGELDVAKRTQMYADMSTILRDEGGLICPMFNDFVEATTDNVDGFVEGIPGQVLMNGYAASKLWVKA; encoded by the coding sequence ATGAACCGTCATATGCAGTATCTGGCCAGCCAGGCCGCGGCAGGCAAACTGTCGCGCCGTGACTTCCTGGGCAAGGCCGCCGCACTGGGCTTTACCGCCGTGTCCGCAAACCTGCTGCTGTCCACCGCCGCCAAGGCGGCCGGCCCGCAAAAAGGCGGCACCATCCGTCTCGGCCTGCAGGGCGGCTCCACCACCGACAGCCTGGATCCGGCACTGGTCACCAACACCGTTGGCCTGATGGTCACCCGCCTGTGGGGTGAGACCCTTGTTGAATTGGCCGACGACGGCGGCATCGAAGGCAAGCTGGCGGAAAGCTATGAAGCCTCTGCCGACGCCAAGACCTGGACCTTCAAACTGCGCTCCGGCGTGACCTACTCGAACGGCCAGAGCGTGACGGCCGATGACGTGGTCAAGACCATGGAGCGCCACAGCGGCGAAGACACCAAGTCCGGCGCCCTGGGCATCATGCGCGGCATCAAGGACGTCCGTGCCGATGGCGACAGCGTTGTCTTCGAACTGGACAGCCCGAACGCCGACCTGCCCTACCTGCTGGCCGACTACCACCTGATCATCCAGCCGAACGGCGGCAACGACGATCCGGCAGCCGCCATCGGCACCGGCCCCTACATCATGAAGTCCGCCGACATGGGTGTGCGCTTCGTGGCCGAGAAGAACCCGAATTACTGGGGCGATCTGGGCAATGCGGACACCGTGGAAATCATCGTCATCAACGACGACACCGCCCGCGTTGCAGCGCTGCAGTCCGGCCAGGTGGACGTCATCGACCGGGTGCCGCCGCGCACCGCGAAACTGGTGGACCGCGCACCGAACATCACGGTGCACTCGACCTCCGCGGCCGGTCACTACGTGTTCATCATGCATTGCAACACCGCACCGTTTGACAACAACGACGTGCGCATGGCGCTGAAATACGGCATTAACCGCCAGGAAATGGTCGACAAGATCCTGAACGGCTACGGCACCGTCGGCAACGACACCCCGATCAACGCCTCCTACCCGATGTACACCGAGCTGGAACAGCGCCAGTTCGATCCGGACAAGGCGATGCACCACCTCAAGAAGGCAGGCCACGACGGTTCCATCCTGCTGCGCACTTCGGACAACTCTTTCCCGGGCGCACCGGATGCCTCCGCCCTGTTCCAGCAGTCGCTGTCCAGCGCCGGCATCCAGCTGGACGTGAAGCGCGAGCCGAACGACGGCTACTGGTCGGAAGTCTGGAACGCCAAGCCGTTCTGCACCAGCTACTGGGGCGGCCGTCCGACCCAGGACCAGATGTTCACCACCGCCTACCTCTCCACCGCGGACTGGAACGACACCCGCTTCAACAACGAGCAGTTCGACCAGATGCTGGTGGCAGCGCGCGGCGAACTGGACGTGGCCAAACGGACGCAGATGTATGCCGACATGTCGACCATCCTGCGCGACGAAGGCGGCCTGATCTGCCCGATGTTCAACGACTTCGTCGAAGCGACCACCGACAATGTGGACGGTTTTGTCGAAGGCATCCCGGGCCAGGTTCTGATGAACGGCTATGCTGCCAGCAAGCTGTGGGTCAAAGCCTAA